The following are encoded in a window of Brevibacillus ruminantium genomic DNA:
- a CDS encoding MGDG synthase family glycosyltransferase: protein MKKILIFSASIGNGHNQAAKAMQESLAEVGYTSMIIDTLEYISPTFHKILLESYMNLLRLSPKMWGRIYHNTEKTRFFDMNVFVNKLLANKLKKLINSVQPDAFIATHPFASCMLSVLKGRNDWQMPIYTIITDYTIHPSWINHHINYYFIAHEQLYYLVDIYRHNHAQFIPMGIPIMRKYSLPLESEEIREKLRVPPDHQCIILSGGGLGLGSMEQVMEGLEHINQPLSVFILTGTNDKLYRKVSSQESRHHVVPLRFINNFHEYLEIADLIVTKSGGLTTAEVISKQVPMIIYNPLPGQEERNSHFLLNNGCAVHANVPEQLIYFIKDTLHNTTKVEYMKRMAHKIAKPHAAENIAAFIHNDMKSLAAEEE, encoded by the coding sequence ATGAAAAAAATCTTGATCTTTTCTGCTTCCATCGGCAACGGGCATAACCAGGCAGCCAAAGCCATGCAGGAAAGCCTAGCCGAAGTAGGCTACACATCAATGATTATTGACACATTAGAGTACATCAGCCCAACATTTCACAAGATCTTATTGGAAAGCTACATGAACCTGTTGCGGCTATCCCCAAAAATGTGGGGACGCATCTACCACAACACGGAAAAAACCAGATTTTTCGATATGAACGTCTTCGTGAACAAGCTGCTCGCAAATAAGCTCAAGAAGCTCATAAACAGCGTTCAGCCCGATGCATTTATCGCCACACATCCTTTTGCAAGCTGCATGCTGTCGGTACTGAAGGGCCGCAATGATTGGCAGATGCCCATCTATACCATCATCACCGATTACACGATCCACCCGTCATGGATCAATCACCACATCAACTACTACTTCATTGCGCATGAACAGTTGTACTACCTGGTGGACATCTACCGCCATAATCACGCACAGTTTATTCCGATGGGAATCCCCATCATGCGAAAATACAGCCTGCCGCTGGAGTCTGAAGAGATACGCGAAAAGCTGCGAGTGCCGCCCGATCACCAATGCATCATTCTCTCCGGAGGTGGACTTGGATTGGGTTCAATGGAACAGGTGATGGAGGGGCTGGAGCACATCAATCAGCCACTGAGCGTCTTTATCCTGACAGGAACCAATGATAAACTGTATCGGAAGGTGTCGAGTCAGGAATCTCGTCATCATGTGGTGCCGCTTCGCTTCATCAACAACTTCCACGAATACTTGGAGATTGCCGACCTGATCGTGACCAAATCAGGAGGATTAACGACAGCAGAGGTCATCAGCAAACAGGTTCCGATGATCATTTACAACCCGCTCCCCGGTCAGGAGGAGCGCAACAGCCACTTCCTGTTAAACAACGGGTGTGCTGTCCATGCCAATGTACCGGAGCAATTGATCTATTTTATCAAGGATACGCTGCATAACACGACGAAAGTGGAGTATATGAAACGGATGGCGCACAAGATTGCCAAGCCCCATGCAGCAGAAAATATCGCAGCATTTATTCACAATGACATGAAAAGTCTTGCGGCAGAGGAAGAATAG
- a CDS encoding HAD-IA family hydrolase, with protein MSISFAVLFDMDGTLLQTEKLSTPAFQKTFDELREKGLWDKPTPDERELTNVLGMTLEQLWEKLLPGASGEVKRIADQLMLENERLLLKQGITDLYPGVREVLQKLHDDGAALFVASNGQEEYIDEICEFFELKSLFTDLYSAGRFGTSSKNDLVAKLLRDYDVKQAVMVGDRHSDVEAGLTNGLKTIGCDFGFAKPGELDGAHVIITRFTDVLDHIQHPKQST; from the coding sequence ATGAGTATTTCTTTTGCAGTCCTTTTTGATATGGACGGCACATTGTTGCAAACGGAGAAACTGTCTACGCCGGCGTTTCAAAAAACCTTTGACGAACTGCGGGAAAAAGGACTCTGGGATAAACCGACCCCTGATGAAAGAGAATTGACCAATGTCTTGGGGATGACGCTGGAACAGTTATGGGAAAAACTTTTGCCGGGGGCAAGTGGGGAAGTAAAACGGATCGCCGACCAACTGATGCTGGAAAATGAGCGTCTTCTGCTGAAACAGGGGATCACCGATCTGTACCCGGGCGTTCGCGAGGTCCTGCAGAAGTTGCATGACGACGGGGCAGCCCTCTTTGTCGCCAGTAATGGACAAGAGGAGTATATCGACGAGATTTGTGAGTTTTTCGAGCTGAAGTCATTATTTACGGATCTGTATTCAGCCGGTCGCTTTGGCACAAGCTCAAAAAATGACCTTGTCGCCAAGTTACTGCGCGATTATGACGTCAAACAGGCAGTCATGGTTGGCGACCGCCATTCTGATGTGGAGGCGGGGCTTACGAACGGGTTGAAAACCATTGGATGCGACTTTGGTTTTGCCAAGCCAGGCGAACTGGACGGGGCTCATGTCATTATCACCCGCTTCACGGATGTGCTTGACCATATCCAGCATCCGAAGCAATCAACATAA
- a CDS encoding CtsR family transcriptional regulator, which produces MRNISDYIEQHLKRILSESPNGSVEIQRSELADTFQCVPSQINYVINTRFTVEKGYIVESKRGGGGYIRIRKVQIVSKAMLQELLTEELIGDSITQGVGYAIIDRLMDEGLVSQREAALMKIATARSVLMMEPALRDRVRANMLKQMIATILSR; this is translated from the coding sequence ATGCGTAACATCTCGGACTATATCGAGCAGCATTTGAAAAGAATCTTATCCGAAAGTCCGAACGGCTCTGTCGAGATTCAACGTAGTGAGCTTGCTGACACTTTTCAGTGTGTACCTTCTCAAATTAATTACGTCATCAATACCCGTTTTACGGTAGAAAAGGGATACATCGTCGAAAGCAAGCGCGGCGGAGGGGGCTACATTCGGATTCGGAAAGTACAGATTGTCAGCAAAGCGATGCTGCAGGAGCTGCTGACCGAAGAGCTGATTGGAGACAGTATTACTCAGGGTGTTGGCTATGCGATCATTGACCGGCTGATGGATGAAGGCTTGGTCAGCCAGCGTGAAGCCGCACTCATGAAGATCGCAACTGCCCGCAGTGTACTCATGATGGAACCTGCATTGAGAGACCGTGTCAGGGCAAACATGTTAAAGCAGATGATCGCCACCATTTTATCGCGTTAA
- a CDS encoding UvrB/UvrC motif-containing protein gives MNCEECGKRQATLHLTKIVNGEKTEYHICEQCAQEKGDVFPGFHNFSIHNLLSGLLHFDPAQKKPQDSAANKALRCETCGLTYAQFSKSGRFGCSDCYTFLGDRLDPLFRRIHGNTQHSGKVPERTGGQLKLRKELEQLKQALQRHVASEEFEKAAEIRDRIKSLEQKIGQL, from the coding sequence ATGAACTGTGAAGAATGCGGCAAACGACAGGCTACGCTTCATCTAACCAAAATCGTCAATGGTGAAAAGACTGAATATCACATTTGTGAGCAATGCGCCCAGGAAAAAGGAGATGTTTTCCCCGGCTTTCACAATTTTAGCATTCATAATCTCCTGTCTGGCCTGCTTCATTTTGACCCCGCCCAAAAGAAACCACAGGATTCTGCGGCCAACAAGGCACTTCGCTGCGAGACCTGCGGCCTGACCTATGCGCAGTTCAGCAAGAGCGGCCGCTTTGGCTGCAGTGATTGCTACACCTTTTTGGGTGACCGTTTAGACCCGCTGTTTCGCCGGATACATGGGAATACGCAGCATAGCGGCAAGGTACCGGAGCGAACCGGCGGCCAACTGAAGCTGCGAAAAGAGCTGGAGCAGCTGAAGCAAGCCCTCCAACGCCATGTAGCCAGCGAGGAGTTTGAAAAGGCAGCGGAAATTCGCGACCGCATCAAGTCGTTGGAACAAAAGATTGGTCAATTGTAA
- a CDS encoding protein arginine kinase — protein MSQQQFMQNPWSNWMKGEGPDSDIVISTRLRIARNLRQHPFPLLATDSQAEEIVRKVASASKTAEKEVGPLELIQMEQLNPLEKRVLVEKHLISPHLAEESRKGAVLLSSDESVSIMVNEEDHIRIQVLLPGFQLQQTWEIGTKIDDVFERHVNYAFDEKRGYLTSCPTNVGTGIRASVMLHLPALVMTQQINRILQAINQVGLVVRGIYGEGSEALGNLFQLSNQVTLGMSESDILSNLYGVAHQIIEQERVARRYLIEHSRINLEDRILRSYGILQYARTLESKEAAQRLSDVRLGVDLGIVKNIPYLALNELLVTTQPGFLQHHAGQKLSPDQRDERRARLIREKLTAQTS, from the coding sequence ATGTCCCAACAGCAATTCATGCAAAATCCTTGGAGCAATTGGATGAAGGGGGAAGGTCCTGATTCAGATATCGTCATCAGCACCAGACTCCGGATCGCCCGAAACCTTCGTCAGCATCCCTTTCCATTGCTCGCCACCGACTCACAAGCGGAAGAGATCGTACGAAAGGTGGCCAGTGCCAGTAAAACGGCCGAGAAAGAGGTAGGGCCGCTCGAGCTGATCCAGATGGAGCAGCTCAATCCATTGGAGAAGCGCGTCCTCGTCGAAAAACATTTGATCAGCCCGCATTTGGCGGAGGAATCTCGTAAAGGCGCTGTTCTTTTAAGTTCTGACGAATCCGTCAGCATCATGGTAAACGAAGAAGACCATATTCGCATACAGGTGTTGCTGCCAGGATTTCAACTTCAGCAAACATGGGAAATAGGAACAAAAATTGACGATGTGTTTGAAAGGCATGTGAACTACGCATTTGATGAAAAGAGAGGGTATCTGACGAGCTGTCCAACCAACGTAGGAACAGGTATCCGCGCCTCGGTCATGCTCCATCTGCCAGCACTGGTGATGACTCAGCAGATCAACCGGATTCTCCAGGCGATCAATCAAGTAGGTCTGGTCGTGCGGGGAATTTACGGCGAAGGAAGCGAAGCGCTTGGAAATTTGTTTCAGCTTTCCAATCAGGTTACACTGGGGATGTCAGAGTCGGATATCTTGTCCAACCTCTACGGGGTAGCCCATCAGATTATTGAACAGGAGCGCGTTGCCCGTCGCTATCTGATCGAGCACTCCCGGATCAATCTGGAGGATCGGATTTTGCGCTCATACGGGATTCTCCAATATGCCCGCACACTGGAATCAAAAGAGGCTGCACAACGGCTTTCCGATGTGCGATTGGGCGTTGATCTCGGCATTGTGAAAAATATTCCATACCTTGCCTTGAATGAATTACTGGTAACGACACAGCCAGGCTTTTTGCAGCACCACGCTGGGCAAAAGCTGTCCCCGGATCAGCGGGATGAGCGCCGGGCGAGGTTGATTCGGGAAAAGCTGACGGCGCAGACTTCATGA
- a CDS encoding ATP-dependent Clp protease ATP-binding subunit, whose translation MMFGRFTERAQKVLALALEEAVRLGHKDIGTEHVLLGLIREGEGIAAKALQSLGLGLDKIQSEVESLIGRGTEQAGGNYTPNYTPRAKKVIELSMDEARKLGHTYVGTEHILLGLIREGEGIAARIMNNLGVSLNKARQQVLQLLGSSEMMNSHQSSGSNPAANTPTLDSLARDLTAIAREGGLDPVIGRQKEIERVIQVLSRRTKNNPVLIGEPGVGKTAIAEGLAQKIVNNEIPETLRDKRVMTLDMGTVVAGTKYRGEFEDRLKKIMDEIRQAGNIILFIDELHTLIGAGGAEGAIDASNILKPALARGELQCVGATTLDEYRKYIEKDAALERRFQPIQVDQPNVEDAIKILHGLRDRYEAHHRVKITDEAIEQAVKLSDRYITDRFLPDKAIDLIDEAASKVRLQSFTVPPNLKELEGRLEEVRKEKDAAVQSQEFEEAASLRDKEQKLREELEKTKKDWKERQGQLNMEVTPEDIAHVVANWTGIPVVKLKEEETERLLKMEEILHDRVIGQDEAVKSVARAVRRARAGLKDPKRPIGSFIFLGPTGVGKTELARAVAETLFGDEDAMIRVDMSEYMEKHSTARLVGAPPGYVGFDEGGQLTEKVRRKPYSVILLDEIEKAHPDVFNILLQVLDDGRLTDSKGRTVDFRNTVVIMTSNVGANLIKKNTTLGFTAGNDTEKKYQDMKDKVMDELKKSFRPEFLNRIDEVIVFHSLEQEHIEQIVSLMTEDLRKRLKEQNIDFQLSEDAKKVLAKEGFDPAYGARPLRRAIQRNIEDRLSEELLKGNISKGDTVSIDAEEGKLVVKRLEKTPS comes from the coding sequence ATGATGTTTGGACGTTTTACCGAACGCGCACAGAAAGTATTGGCTCTTGCCTTGGAAGAGGCTGTTAGACTGGGACATAAGGATATTGGAACCGAGCATGTGCTTCTGGGACTCATTCGTGAGGGGGAAGGGATCGCTGCCAAAGCGTTGCAATCGTTGGGCCTTGGTCTCGACAAAATCCAAAGTGAAGTGGAATCGCTGATCGGACGCGGGACAGAGCAGGCGGGCGGAAATTATACCCCAAACTACACACCCCGTGCCAAAAAAGTGATTGAGCTTTCCATGGATGAAGCCCGCAAGCTGGGACACACCTACGTGGGAACCGAACATATTTTGCTGGGACTGATCCGCGAGGGTGAAGGGATCGCCGCACGGATCATGAACAATCTGGGTGTCAGCCTGAACAAGGCGCGCCAGCAAGTCCTGCAGCTTCTGGGCAGTTCCGAAATGATGAATTCTCACCAGTCTTCCGGCAGCAACCCGGCAGCAAACACACCGACGCTGGACAGTCTGGCACGCGATCTGACCGCGATTGCACGCGAGGGCGGGCTGGATCCGGTTATCGGACGCCAAAAAGAGATTGAGCGGGTCATCCAGGTATTGAGTCGCCGGACAAAGAACAACCCGGTGCTGATCGGGGAGCCGGGCGTCGGGAAAACAGCGATTGCTGAAGGGTTGGCGCAAAAAATCGTCAACAACGAAATTCCTGAGACGCTTCGCGACAAGCGCGTCATGACCCTGGACATGGGGACAGTTGTGGCGGGAACCAAATACCGCGGTGAATTTGAGGACCGCTTGAAAAAAATCATGGACGAAATCCGTCAGGCGGGAAATATTATTCTATTCATTGACGAGCTGCACACCTTGATCGGAGCAGGGGGAGCAGAAGGGGCTATCGATGCCTCCAACATCCTGAAGCCTGCCCTGGCCCGCGGTGAACTGCAATGCGTCGGTGCTACAACGCTGGACGAATATCGCAAGTATATTGAAAAGGATGCGGCATTGGAGCGTCGTTTCCAACCGATCCAGGTGGATCAGCCAAACGTGGAGGACGCGATTAAGATTTTGCATGGTCTGCGCGACCGTTACGAAGCACATCACCGGGTGAAAATTACAGACGAAGCGATTGAGCAGGCTGTGAAATTGTCCGATCGCTATATTACCGATCGCTTCCTGCCGGATAAAGCGATTGACCTGATTGACGAGGCAGCATCGAAAGTTCGTCTTCAATCCTTTACGGTTCCGCCGAATCTGAAAGAATTGGAAGGCCGTTTGGAAGAGGTGCGCAAGGAAAAAGATGCCGCCGTGCAATCCCAGGAATTTGAGGAAGCAGCTTCTCTTCGCGACAAGGAACAAAAGCTCCGCGAAGAGCTGGAGAAAACCAAAAAAGACTGGAAAGAGCGCCAAGGCCAGTTGAACATGGAGGTAACACCTGAGGATATCGCCCATGTGGTCGCTAACTGGACTGGTATTCCGGTCGTCAAGCTGAAGGAAGAAGAAACCGAGCGACTCCTGAAAATGGAAGAAATCCTGCATGATCGCGTCATCGGCCAGGATGAGGCAGTCAAATCTGTTGCGCGTGCAGTTCGCCGTGCAAGAGCCGGCCTGAAGGACCCGAAACGCCCGATTGGCTCCTTCATTTTCCTCGGACCAACCGGCGTAGGGAAAACCGAACTGGCCCGTGCGGTTGCCGAGACGCTGTTTGGGGATGAGGACGCGATGATTCGTGTCGACATGTCCGAATACATGGAGAAACACTCCACGGCACGTCTGGTCGGGGCGCCTCCGGGATACGTCGGCTTTGACGAAGGCGGCCAACTGACGGAAAAAGTCCGTCGCAAGCCGTACTCGGTCATCCTGCTGGACGAAATTGAGAAAGCACACCCGGATGTCTTTAACATTCTCTTGCAGGTCCTGGATGACGGACGTCTGACGGATTCCAAAGGTCGTACCGTTGATTTCCGCAACACCGTGGTAATCATGACCTCCAACGTCGGGGCCAACCTGATCAAGAAAAATACGACGCTCGGCTTTACAGCGGGCAATGACACCGAGAAAAAATACCAGGATATGAAAGACAAGGTCATGGACGAACTGAAGAAAAGCTTCCGTCCGGAGTTCCTCAACCGGATTGACGAAGTCATTGTCTTCCACTCCCTGGAGCAAGAGCACATCGAGCAAATCGTTTCGCTGATGACCGAGGATCTGCGCAAGCGCCTGAAAGAACAGAACATCGACTTCCAGCTCTCGGAAGATGCGAAAAAAGTGTTGGCCAAGGAAGGCTTTGACCCGGCTTACGGTGCACGTCCGCTCCGCCGCGCCATTCAGCGCAACATCGAGGACAGATTGTCTGAGGAGCTGCTGAAAGGAAATATCAGCAAAGGGGACACTGTTTCCATCGATGCGGAAGAGGGCAAACTCGTGGTCAAGCGCCTGGAAAAAACACCATCGTAA
- the radA gene encoding DNA repair protein RadA: protein MSKYKTKYACQECGYESPKWMGKCPGCNSWNTMVEEVSVKAASRHESLHGGQKQTAVPLTEVAGEEEPRMDTTIGELNRVLGGGLVPGSMVLVGGDPGIGKSTLLLQTSFTLAHQGAKVLYVSGEESAKQIKLRADRLGMSTPPMYVLSENDLDLIEQHIAQIEPQVLIIDSIQTVFHPAVQSAAGSVAQVRETTSQLMRIAKGKGIATFIVGHVTKEGSIAGPRMLEHMVDAVLYFEGERHNTFRILRAVKNRFGSTNEIGIFEMKEKGLEEVGNPSEIFLAERPVGVAGSTVVASMEGTRPVLVELQALVAPTSFVTPRRMATGVDHQRVAMIMAVLEKRVGLMLQNQDAYVNVAGGVRLDEPAVDLAVAVSIASSFRDHATNPHDVVIGEVGLTGEVRGVSRIEQRIREAHKLGFKRVIIPSKNIRGLDVPPDIEVIGVSNISEALHEVIRG from the coding sequence ATGTCAAAGTATAAAACGAAATACGCGTGTCAAGAATGTGGCTATGAATCCCCCAAATGGATGGGGAAATGTCCAGGCTGCAATAGCTGGAACACCATGGTGGAAGAGGTTTCGGTCAAAGCAGCTTCCCGCCACGAGAGTCTGCACGGGGGGCAGAAGCAAACAGCCGTCCCACTGACAGAGGTGGCAGGTGAAGAAGAACCCCGCATGGATACGACGATTGGTGAATTGAATCGTGTACTGGGAGGGGGACTGGTTCCAGGCTCGATGGTTCTCGTCGGCGGTGATCCGGGGATTGGAAAATCAACCTTGTTGTTGCAAACGTCCTTTACCCTTGCTCATCAGGGGGCCAAGGTTCTGTATGTATCAGGCGAAGAATCGGCCAAACAAATCAAGCTGCGGGCTGATCGGCTTGGCATGAGCACGCCGCCGATGTATGTATTGTCTGAAAATGATCTGGACTTGATCGAACAGCATATTGCCCAGATCGAGCCGCAGGTCCTGATTATCGATTCCATACAAACGGTCTTTCATCCGGCTGTGCAGTCTGCCGCAGGGAGTGTCGCGCAGGTAAGGGAAACAACCTCTCAGCTGATGCGGATTGCCAAAGGGAAGGGCATTGCGACGTTTATCGTCGGGCATGTGACCAAAGAAGGGTCGATCGCCGGTCCGCGCATGCTCGAGCATATGGTGGACGCCGTGCTTTATTTTGAAGGCGAGAGGCATAATACATTTCGCATTTTGCGTGCCGTCAAAAATCGATTTGGATCGACAAACGAAATCGGCATTTTTGAAATGAAGGAAAAGGGTCTGGAGGAGGTCGGGAATCCCTCGGAAATCTTCCTCGCAGAACGTCCTGTTGGAGTGGCAGGCTCAACAGTTGTAGCCAGCATGGAAGGGACCAGACCGGTTTTGGTAGAGCTGCAGGCCCTGGTGGCGCCGACCAGCTTCGTGACGCCGCGACGGATGGCCACGGGTGTAGATCATCAGCGCGTGGCGATGATCATGGCCGTTTTGGAAAAGCGGGTCGGCCTGATGCTGCAAAACCAGGATGCCTATGTGAACGTGGCAGGCGGTGTCCGCCTAGACGAGCCAGCGGTCGACCTCGCTGTTGCTGTGAGCATCGCCAGCAGTTTTCGTGATCATGCAACCAATCCCCATGATGTCGTGATTGGAGAAGTGGGGTTAACGGGGGAAGTGCGCGGCGTATCCCGCATCGAACAGCGGATACGGGAAGCTCATAAGCTGGGTTTCAAACGTGTGATTATTCCGTCCAAAAACATCCGGGGCCTCGATGTGCCGCCCGATATTGAAGTGATCGGGGTCAGCAATATCTCGGAAGCCTTGCATGAAGTAATAAGGGGGTAG
- the disA gene encoding DNA integrity scanning diadenylate cyclase DisA — protein sequence MSEISKREPVYSEVLRLVAPGTALREGLENVLRAKTGGLIVVGYGPEMKNMVDGGFSINCDFTPAHLYELAKMDGAIIVSEDAKKVLFANTQLFPPASIPSSETGTRHRTAQRTALHTGYLVIAISQRRNVITLYQGSFRYVLNEISVILSKANQAISTLEKYKAVLDQILTNLGALEFEELVTLHEVTSVLQRIEMVLRIKSEITKYIYELGTEGRLVTMQLEELVGNIEEEAHMLIRDYSKNPSVQPEQVLREMKKLSTDEMREMGSYLRILGYSANPNMLEESVSPRGFRILRRIPRLPISIISNLVEHFHYLPRIMMATIEELDEVDGIGEVRARAIKDGLKRIQEQVFIDRHI from the coding sequence ATGTCTGAGATAAGCAAACGAGAACCTGTTTACAGCGAAGTGCTTCGCCTCGTGGCTCCGGGTACGGCGCTCCGGGAAGGTTTGGAAAACGTTTTGCGGGCCAAAACCGGCGGCCTGATCGTTGTCGGATACGGTCCCGAAATGAAGAATATGGTCGATGGAGGCTTTTCCATTAATTGCGACTTCACTCCTGCACATTTATATGAATTGGCCAAGATGGATGGGGCGATTATAGTTAGTGAGGATGCAAAAAAAGTGCTGTTTGCCAATACGCAATTATTCCCGCCGGCCTCTATCCCCTCCAGTGAAACAGGAACGCGCCATCGCACGGCACAGCGGACAGCGCTGCATACCGGTTATCTGGTCATTGCCATATCCCAGCGCCGCAACGTAATTACGCTGTACCAAGGTTCATTCCGCTATGTGTTGAATGAAATCAGCGTCATTTTGTCAAAGGCAAATCAAGCAATCTCCACACTGGAAAAGTACAAGGCTGTCCTCGACCAGATCCTGACCAATCTCGGGGCCTTGGAGTTCGAAGAGCTGGTGACGCTGCACGAGGTTACTTCTGTTTTGCAGCGGATTGAAATGGTGTTGCGCATAAAATCAGAAATTACCAAGTATATATATGAACTGGGGACAGAGGGCAGGCTTGTCACCATGCAATTGGAGGAGCTGGTTGGCAACATTGAAGAAGAAGCGCACATGCTGATCCGCGACTACAGCAAGAACCCCTCGGTACAGCCGGAACAAGTCCTGAGGGAAATGAAAAAGCTGTCGACCGATGAGATGAGGGAAATGGGTTCCTATTTGCGAATACTCGGTTATTCTGCCAACCCGAACATGTTGGAGGAGTCGGTCTCCCCGCGTGGTTTCCGTATCTTGCGCCGCATACCTCGCTTGCCTATCTCCATCATTTCCAACCTGGTTGAGCATTTTCACTATCTGCCGCGAATTATGATGGCGACGATAGAAGAGCTGGACGAGGTTGACGGGATTGGAGAGGTTCGCGCACGAGCCATTAAAGACGGTTTAAAACGGATTCAAGAACAGGTGTTCATTGACAGGCATATTTGA
- the pssA gene encoding CDP-diacylglycerol--serine O-phosphatidyltransferase has translation MFVKSLPNMLTVSNLFLGIVAIILAFQGNQYVEYAAITVIIGMLMDGLDGRVARMLNAQSEFGKELDSLSDVITFGVAPAFIMYVVALQDLNLIGVFVTAVFPICGALRLARFNVQAGVPGYFIGLPITAAGGVLATLALYHQVFNVALLAVSMLLLAFLMVSNIKYPNFKKVGIPKAAYWITPVIVAIVVLVAIKYPQQFPKIVFLPLAFYALYGIKKNVDLLIKKIRKEEKKEKESLPFE, from the coding sequence ATGTTCGTTAAATCGTTACCGAACATGCTAACCGTGAGCAACTTGTTCTTGGGTATTGTCGCCATTATTCTCGCCTTTCAGGGCAACCAATATGTTGAGTACGCTGCGATTACGGTTATTATTGGTATGTTGATGGATGGGTTGGATGGACGAGTAGCTCGCATGCTGAATGCACAGAGCGAATTTGGCAAGGAGCTGGATTCCTTGTCAGACGTGATTACGTTTGGGGTAGCGCCCGCTTTTATCATGTATGTGGTAGCCCTGCAAGACTTGAATCTGATCGGTGTGTTTGTCACAGCAGTATTCCCGATCTGTGGTGCGCTGCGGCTCGCCCGCTTCAATGTTCAGGCGGGAGTGCCCGGTTATTTTATCGGTTTGCCGATTACGGCTGCAGGCGGTGTATTGGCGACGTTGGCCCTGTACCACCAGGTGTTCAATGTGGCATTGCTGGCAGTGAGTATGCTGCTGCTCGCCTTCTTGATGGTATCCAATATCAAGTACCCCAACTTCAAAAAAGTGGGTATCCCCAAAGCCGCTTATTGGATTACTCCGGTCATTGTCGCTATCGTGGTCTTGGTAGCGATCAAATACCCGCAGCAGTTCCCGAAAATTGTCTTCTTGCCGTTGGCGTTTTACGCCCTGTACGGGATAAAAAAAAACGTTGACCTACTGATTAAAAAAATCCGAAAAGAAGAGAAAAAGGAAAAGGAATCTCTTCCTTTCGAGTAA
- a CDS encoding nucleoside triphosphate pyrophosphohydrolase family protein, translating into MGKQNVDDFQSQVSELLIRHRSVLDVMSKIQESAARINRSLTKAITECGCVEVVAKKQTYDPQKSLQENKTLLETHFSGPLCEHCRDVLTAELGKNLFYLTALCNITDIQLEDVIRKEAERLHTLGVFNLS; encoded by the coding sequence ATGGGAAAGCAAAATGTGGACGATTTTCAGTCCCAGGTTTCGGAGCTGCTGATCAGACATCGCAGCGTACTGGACGTCATGTCCAAGATTCAGGAAAGCGCAGCCCGCATCAACCGTTCACTCACAAAGGCCATCACCGAATGCGGCTGTGTGGAAGTCGTTGCCAAAAAACAGACCTATGATCCTCAAAAAAGCTTACAGGAGAACAAAACACTGCTCGAAACCCATTTCTCCGGCCCTTTGTGCGAGCATTGTCGCGATGTCTTGACAGCCGAGCTCGGTAAAAATCTTTTTTACCTGACAGCCCTGTGCAACATTACGGATATTCAGTTGGAAGACGTCATTCGCAAGGAAGCAGAAAGGCTACACACCTTAGGCGTATTTAATTTATCATAA